In one Thioclava sp. ES.031 genomic region, the following are encoded:
- a CDS encoding EAL domain-containing protein, giving the protein MTPLHSETEPQLRQDYLATMMRLALSSTAENFEASIHTALRRTTEFFKASRAYVYQMQENGALHLIAQWIAASAVDRNAAPSILPAAAISPWRDLLNDGFGTRVRAGERFPEPLAGTTWLIPMNGEAGLTGLIGIENASPASIDIEAENQFLGVVGELVQTTMRQLGGRKDQNAHVRRLIPYIEPTQVDAEPLQDPHCIFCELSAGGRVMRMDAAAPEIDIGPANAEARMMIEEVFSSELTHEIRQAIRDVDTNGPIQARRFELKAAKGIRKYDLSVACLHRDSGDEGPRYQVILREAGSRIPPPDASKHLSRIVEMITNLTTIVDTEQRIVWTNTAFEEQTGYALRNIRGLDLSDLLIGEASNRETVRNVRRAISEGKPFEGENINYDAAGTPYWVTFNMQPLKDTTGQLSGFVFVETVITKSRELESTLRAERDFLAAITETGISAIIACNSAGECVFANDEARRLLQTETSGTFPPARDWPLAPLSDDAATAPYSALSQVMESGAKIRNMIMALNMPGKAQRVLSINASPLTEAASNARMLIIMTDISLQYEAEEVKRRAAAKALHDAEYDKLSGLPNHPHMKRLLASAMTESSQAPSELYFAIIDLDRFKQIKTVLGYDLGDDLVRATAARLRKIARKDMVIARFGDDSFACFFRKPQNEAKDLLNQICLAITEPFDLHDTTIFITASIGVTTHNSAEASPQALIRQAGMANDSAKSAGGNRYILYTQTMDAQFSRRSAVLQAMRHALQSDQFELAFQPKFSLSDGFALVGTEALLRWNSPALGRVSPAEFIPIADAAGLISEIDFHVLGMFARQLGSWLRDGFEVKASVNLSPQSFENPTLAPHLLELISTHGVPFSNVIIEITETSLVSSSQNAFHNIDQFRQAGIRLSIDDFGTGYSSLSYLQRLIVSEIKIDKSFIEGLGRADGAEDSETIVRAILKLANSFGLRCVAEGVENMAQLRWLKAEGCHTIQGYLSGKPMPPETFAATAYRRGASLNPTGKSGA; this is encoded by the coding sequence ATGACACCGCTTCACTCCGAAACTGAGCCACAGCTGCGGCAGGACTATCTTGCGACGATGATGCGTCTGGCACTCAGCTCTACGGCGGAAAATTTCGAAGCATCCATTCACACGGCACTTCGACGCACAACGGAATTTTTCAAGGCCAGTCGCGCATATGTCTATCAGATGCAAGAAAACGGGGCCCTGCACCTGATCGCTCAGTGGATTGCTGCGAGCGCGGTCGATCGGAACGCAGCGCCCTCAATATTGCCAGCCGCCGCAATCTCACCTTGGCGTGATTTGCTGAATGACGGCTTTGGCACCCGTGTCCGCGCTGGCGAGCGCTTTCCTGAGCCCCTTGCCGGCACCACCTGGCTAATTCCTATGAACGGCGAAGCCGGGTTGACGGGCCTCATTGGGATAGAGAACGCCAGCCCGGCCAGTATCGACATTGAAGCAGAAAATCAGTTCCTTGGTGTTGTTGGAGAATTGGTGCAAACAACTATGCGCCAACTGGGCGGACGCAAAGATCAAAATGCGCATGTCCGCAGATTGATACCCTATATCGAGCCGACGCAAGTTGATGCGGAACCACTGCAAGACCCGCACTGTATTTTCTGCGAACTGTCCGCCGGGGGGCGCGTAATGCGCATGGATGCCGCTGCACCCGAAATTGATATCGGACCCGCCAACGCCGAGGCGAGAATGATGATCGAGGAGGTTTTTTCGTCCGAGTTGACGCACGAAATCCGCCAAGCAATACGTGACGTTGACACGAACGGCCCAATCCAAGCCCGCAGATTTGAGTTGAAGGCTGCGAAGGGCATCCGCAAATACGACCTTTCAGTCGCATGCTTACATCGTGACTCTGGCGACGAGGGACCGAGGTATCAGGTGATCTTGCGTGAAGCCGGCTCTCGCATACCCCCTCCCGACGCCTCTAAACACCTTAGCCGCATCGTCGAGATGATCACGAATTTGACGACAATCGTCGATACCGAACAGCGGATTGTCTGGACCAACACCGCATTCGAAGAGCAAACGGGCTACGCGCTGCGCAACATCCGCGGGCTCGATCTGAGTGATTTGCTGATAGGCGAGGCGAGCAATCGCGAGACCGTACGAAATGTGAGGCGTGCGATCTCTGAAGGCAAGCCGTTTGAGGGAGAGAACATCAATTACGATGCAGCGGGAACGCCCTATTGGGTGACGTTCAACATGCAGCCACTCAAAGACACAACAGGCCAACTCTCTGGCTTTGTCTTTGTTGAAACAGTGATCACCAAAAGCCGCGAACTTGAAAGCACGCTGCGAGCTGAGCGTGACTTTCTTGCCGCTATCACCGAGACCGGCATCTCTGCAATCATCGCCTGCAACAGCGCAGGCGAATGCGTTTTTGCGAATGACGAAGCCAGACGGCTTTTGCAGACAGAAACGAGCGGCACCTTCCCGCCCGCCAGGGACTGGCCTCTAGCCCCTTTGAGCGACGACGCGGCTACCGCCCCTTATTCAGCACTCTCGCAAGTGATGGAAAGCGGGGCGAAGATCCGAAATATGATTATGGCACTAAACATGCCCGGCAAGGCCCAGCGCGTCCTGTCGATCAATGCCTCCCCGCTCACCGAGGCAGCGTCAAACGCGCGCATGCTTATCATCATGACGGATATAAGCCTTCAGTACGAGGCCGAAGAGGTCAAACGCCGCGCTGCAGCCAAGGCGCTTCACGACGCAGAATACGACAAGCTGAGCGGTCTTCCAAATCACCCCCATATGAAACGCCTGCTTGCATCGGCAATGACCGAGAGCTCCCAGGCCCCTTCCGAACTTTACTTTGCAATCATCGACCTTGATCGCTTCAAGCAGATCAAAACAGTCCTTGGATATGATCTCGGCGACGACCTCGTGCGAGCCACAGCAGCGCGACTGCGCAAGATTGCCCGCAAGGACATGGTAATAGCGAGATTTGGAGACGACTCCTTTGCATGTTTTTTCCGAAAGCCTCAAAACGAGGCCAAGGACCTGTTGAACCAAATCTGCTTGGCCATCACCGAACCGTTCGACCTGCACGACACCACGATCTTCATCACCGCCAGTATCGGCGTAACCACCCACAACTCAGCAGAAGCCTCCCCCCAAGCCTTGATCCGGCAGGCGGGAATGGCGAATGACTCGGCAAAGTCTGCGGGCGGCAATCGATACATCCTCTACACCCAGACAATGGACGCCCAGTTCTCGCGCCGCAGCGCCGTTTTGCAAGCGATGCGGCACGCTCTGCAAAGCGATCAGTTTGAACTGGCCTTCCAACCAAAATTCTCCCTGTCCGATGGTTTCGCGCTTGTTGGGACCGAGGCCCTTTTGCGCTGGAACTCTCCAGCTCTCGGCAGAGTTAGCCCCGCCGAATTCATTCCGATCGCGGACGCCGCGGGGCTAATCTCGGAAATTGACTTCCATGTGTTAGGGATGTTCGCACGTCAGCTTGGCAGCTGGTTGAGAGACGGGTTTGAGGTCAAAGCCAGCGTGAATCTCTCTCCGCAAAGCTTCGAAAACCCCACTTTGGCACCACATCTTTTAGAGCTTATATCCACGCATGGCGTACCTTTCTCGAACGTCATAATCGAGATCACAGAAACCTCTCTTGTGTCGTCGTCGCAAAATGCGTTTCATAATATTGATCAATTTCGACAAGCAGGCATCCGCCTTTCGATTGACGATTTCGGTACCGGCTATTCATCGCTCAGCTATCTGCAGCGACTGATCGTCTCAGAGATTAAAATCGACAAAAGCTTCATCGAGGGGCTTGGTCGCGCCGATGGAGCCGAAGATTCGGAGACCATCGTCCGCGCGATCTTGAAGCTAGCCAACTCCTTTGGATTGCGCTGCGTTGCCGAGGGCGTCGAGAACATGGCCCAATTGAGATGGCTGAAGGCCGAAGGCTGCCATACGATCCAAGGGTATCTTAGCGGCAAGC
- a CDS encoding NAD-dependent epimerase/dehydratase family protein encodes MKHVLVTGGAGYIGSHACKALAAAGYVPSRKVERPDSRLVNFQNKKVATTARTKADGKGFELLSLRITTQHQLLSLSNMISTRSHRYNRTQERR; translated from the coding sequence ATGAAGCATGTGTTGGTAACGGGTGGTGCGGGCTATATCGGCTCGCACGCCTGCAAGGCGCTGGCCGCGGCGGGATATGTCCCATCAAGGAAGGTTGAGAGGCCAGACTCCAGACTCGTCAATTTCCAGAACAAGAAGGTGGCGACTACAGCGAGGACGAAAGCAGACGGGAAAGGCTTCGAGCTTCTATCACTGAGGATCACAACGCAGCACCAGCTCTTGAGTCTGTCGAACATGATCTCGACACGGTCGCACCGCTACAACCGAACGCAAGAGCGTCGCTGA
- a CDS encoding histidine kinase N-terminal 7TM domain-containing protein: MIAPLTSFDQFFELQPHGLAGYFALSILFGFCFLYFWIARNQEFFGKRFFMITNLALIWWLFAAIMELWSVVPFCKAAWGTLAFPAIGLVPVSWFLFVYRYARGETGPMERWQKALLIVVPSFISLLCFTNPWHWLFYSRASAPVSDVRGAALHYDHGPFFALSSLLLYVFILGGFVILFRAAARAHGSYRLHFLQIFILTIVPIVANIAYVFSGWTIAGIDPTPFMFSVILLLYSLLILSNQTFQIASVARDMVFETLPNAVLVVGRDGRVLEHNATATELFSLRDSSNIPASEIPGLEKLLETLMQAYQPGAVEDVLIGTREFEVQTSHIPRPFGSDDRFLGWLFVFFDITERKIATKTLKKELSVNDEKLRDMRMEHHRIKNEALSDPLTGLLNRRALSDEFDEMVASCSLEKGPIMVTVIDIDHFKSINDRFGHAAGDRALIAVSGALRRAFRREDRLFRIGGEEFVVLSPNLDIKTLEDRIEELREIIFAAGENLGLDGLELRFSAGIAERPLDRTALSDLIDMADKRLYAAKSAGRNRTIGPDGHNNIRH, encoded by the coding sequence GTGATCGCTCCCCTAACCAGCTTTGATCAGTTTTTCGAATTGCAGCCACATGGGCTTGCAGGATATTTTGCACTCTCCATACTTTTTGGATTTTGTTTTCTTTATTTCTGGATAGCTCGCAACCAAGAATTTTTTGGCAAGCGATTTTTCATGATCACCAATCTCGCGCTGATATGGTGGCTGTTCGCCGCCATCATGGAACTATGGTCGGTTGTGCCATTCTGCAAGGCCGCTTGGGGGACTTTAGCCTTTCCAGCCATTGGCCTAGTCCCTGTATCTTGGTTCTTGTTCGTCTATCGTTATGCGCGGGGCGAAACCGGCCCAATGGAGCGATGGCAAAAAGCGCTGCTTATTGTAGTTCCGAGCTTCATTTCGCTTCTGTGCTTTACCAACCCATGGCACTGGCTGTTTTACAGCCGTGCATCGGCGCCGGTTTCAGATGTCCGAGGCGCCGCGCTTCACTATGATCACGGACCCTTTTTCGCCCTATCATCACTTCTGCTTTACGTATTTATTCTGGGCGGCTTCGTCATCCTCTTTCGCGCTGCCGCGCGCGCGCATGGAAGCTACCGGCTCCATTTTTTGCAGATTTTCATTCTGACGATTGTGCCAATAGTTGCAAATATTGCCTATGTATTCAGCGGCTGGACTATCGCAGGAATCGATCCGACACCGTTCATGTTTTCGGTGATCCTGTTGCTTTATTCTCTACTGATTTTATCCAATCAAACGTTCCAGATCGCTTCAGTGGCACGGGATATGGTCTTTGAAACCCTACCCAACGCAGTACTTGTCGTTGGTCGCGACGGACGTGTTTTGGAGCATAACGCGACAGCCACAGAACTGTTTTCGTTGCGAGATTCGTCCAATATTCCCGCCAGCGAAATCCCAGGCCTTGAAAAATTGCTCGAAACGTTGATGCAAGCATATCAACCGGGTGCCGTAGAAGACGTCTTAATCGGGACACGCGAATTCGAGGTGCAGACCTCGCACATTCCCAGACCCTTTGGATCAGATGACCGGTTTCTCGGTTGGCTCTTCGTTTTCTTCGATATTACAGAGCGGAAAATTGCAACAAAAACGCTCAAGAAAGAATTGAGTGTGAATGATGAGAAGTTGCGCGATATGCGCATGGAACATCATCGTATTAAGAATGAAGCCCTATCGGACCCATTAACAGGACTACTTAATCGACGGGCTCTGTCGGACGAGTTCGACGAAATGGTCGCGTCGTGCAGCTTAGAAAAGGGGCCCATCATGGTGACGGTGATCGATATCGATCACTTTAAATCGATCAATGACCGTTTTGGCCATGCAGCTGGCGACCGCGCGCTCATTGCGGTTTCAGGAGCTTTGCGTCGGGCGTTCCGACGCGAAGACCGTCTTTTCCGGATCGGCGGCGAAGAGTTCGTGGTACTTTCTCCGAACCTCGACATCAAAACGCTCGAAGACCGCATTGAAGAGCTGCGTGAAATCATCTTTGCGGCCGGAGAAAATCTTGGCCTCGACGGTCTGGAGTTAAGGTTTTCTGCTGGGATCGCCGAACGTCCTCTTGATCGGACAGCCTTGTCTGACCTGATTGATATGGCCGACAAACGACTTTACGCAGCCAAATCCGCTGGCCGCAACCGAACGATTGGCCCGGACGGCCATAATAACATAAGACATTGA
- the galU gene encoding UTP--glucose-1-phosphate uridylyltransferase GalU, with amino-acid sequence MKSKVTKAIFPVAGLGTRFLPATKSIPKEILTLVDRPLIQYAIDEARAAGIEEFIFVTSRGKSALEDYFDKAPELENALARKGKTEILEELQQTNMDSGAIAYVRQNQPLGLGHAVWCARRMVHDEAFAVILTDDVIAADKPCLQQMMEAYNETGGNYVAAMEVPADKTASYGVLDVGPGDGPRLPVNGMVEKPKPEDAPSNLAVIGRYILTPRIMWNLDARKAGAGGEIQLTDAIAQEIHGGNSVYAYRFDGQRYDCGSKAGFLQATVVFGLQRPDLKDEFGEYLSDLSAMRQAAE; translated from the coding sequence CCCCGCGACGAAGTCGATCCCGAAAGAGATCCTCACGTTGGTGGACCGCCCGCTTATCCAATACGCCATCGACGAGGCGCGTGCTGCGGGTATCGAGGAGTTCATCTTCGTCACCTCGCGCGGCAAATCGGCGCTGGAGGATTATTTCGACAAAGCCCCCGAGCTCGAAAACGCGCTGGCGCGGAAGGGCAAGACCGAGATCCTCGAAGAATTGCAGCAGACCAATATGGACAGCGGCGCGATCGCCTATGTCCGCCAGAACCAGCCGCTGGGTCTGGGCCACGCGGTCTGGTGCGCGCGCCGCATGGTGCATGACGAAGCCTTCGCCGTGATCCTGACCGATGACGTCATTGCCGCCGACAAACCCTGTCTGCAGCAGATGATGGAAGCCTATAACGAGACCGGCGGGAACTACGTCGCGGCGATGGAAGTCCCCGCCGACAAGACCGCCTCCTACGGTGTTCTGGATGTCGGCCCCGGCGACGGTCCGCGCCTGCCCGTCAACGGCATGGTCGAGAAGCCCAAGCCCGAGGATGCCCCCTCGAACCTCGCGGTGATCGGGCGCTACATCCTCACCCCGCGCATCATGTGGAACCTCGATGCGCGCAAGGCGGGGGCTGGCGGCGAAATCCAGCTTACCGACGCGATCGCGCAGGAAATCCATGGCGGCAACTCGGTCTACGCCTATCGCTTCGACGGGCAGCGCTACGACTGCGGCTCGAAGGCGGGCTTCCTGCAGGCAACGGTGGTCTTCGGCCTCCAGCGTCCCGATTTGAAGGATGAGTTCGGCGAGTATCTCTCCGATCTCTCCGCGATGCGGCAGGCTGCCGAGTAA